Within Kutzneria chonburiensis, the genomic segment CCAAGGTGTCGAGCATGGTGTCGACGTCGATACCGGGATCGACCAGAAAAGGCTCGACGCGGGCGGGCACGGGAGGCGGCTCGACGGGCCAGATGTCGAGCGACGCCGTGGCGGAGCCGGAAACGGGCTCGGCGACGGCGACAGCGACCGAAGCCGAAGCGGAGGCCGAGGCGGCGGAGATCTGGAGTTCCATCTGACGCCGCAACAACACCATGGTCGGCAGGTCGTCGCCGATGTCGTAGTTGATGTCGGCGTCCACCGCGGTCGGCACGGGCTCGGCGTCCTCGACGGGAACCTCGACGACGGCCTCGACCTCAGGCTCGGCGGCCTTGGGCGCTTCCCCGAAGACAAGACGCACCACGCGCTGCGTCTCGGCGTCCAAACCGGCGAACAGCTTGGCCCCGGCCACGCTGACCTCGTCGCCGACCTGCTCCCCGGGAACACCGACGGTCAACCGGGCCCACTCGGGGTCGACGGGCATGGAGCGGACGGAATCGCCGTCAACGGCAGCGGCGGCCCGAACCCACAGCCCGGACGCGACGGCCTCGACGACAACGCTCTCGGTGAGCTCCCAAAGCCCGGGCCGCAACGGCTTCAACCCGGAGACGGGCGGCCGGGCGGCAACGACCTCAGGCGCCTTCCCGGGCCGGTATCGGAGCTCGGTGGCGAAAGACCGCCAGGTCGGACGGCCGTCCGCGGACACGATGCCGACCTCGATGCCTCGCTCGGTCGACAGGGGCAATCCGTTATAGGCAATTACGGGGCGGCCGATGGTGTCGGCGGCGAACTGGCCGAGCTCGGCGCCGAAAGACGCGAACCGAACCCGGCGGCGGATCTCCTCGGGCAGCGCCTCCCACAACGCCCGCAGGTCGGAGGACGGCAGCCGGGCCTCCTCGGGCCCGCCCAGAACAACCGTCAACACGTCCATCCGCACGGGCACGCCGAAGGCCAGCACGGAATGCCGGCGCAAGGCAGCGGTTGGCGTGGCGTGCAGCCACAGCCCGGTCGGCACGGGCTCGGCGACGGACACGGGCCCGGCCCGCCACGGGGCGGTCGTCATGAACGACTCCCACTCGGGCGACGGGAACCGAGCGCCGAGGGCCTCGCTGGGCTTGTCGGGGTGGAAGCTGCGCCACGCCCCGGTGGCATGGGCGTTGGCGACGAACGTCGACCCGCCGGGCACGGGCACCAACGTCCCGTCGGGGGCGACGACCTCGGCCTGGAGCTGCTCGGCCAACCACTGGGCGGCGATGGCCCGGGTCGGCCCGCTGCCGGACGCGCTGCCGGCGCCGGACACGGCCAACCGCACGGGACCGCGACCCCGCAGCGCCTGCACGAGGGCGCTCCAATAGCCGCCGTTGTCACCGGACGGGAAGTCGACGACGACCATCGTGCGCCCGGGGTCGCCTGGCACGGACGCGGCCAACGCCATGGCGTGCCACCCGGGCCCGGGCGGCGCGGAGACGACGAGCGCGGCACCGACCTGGCGGGTCTGGAACTCGACGACGGGCGCCTGCGGCGCGGCCGGCGTCGGCGTCGCGGACTTCGACCGGCGCGACTTCAACCAGTTGATCATGGAGCCCCCACTACGGGCTCACCGAGGTCGAAGGACACGCGCACGCCCCCGATACTGCCAGGTCCCCCGGACACCTTCACCCGGCCGGGTGAACAGCGGCGTCGGCGATGGTGGACGCCAACAGCCGCGTCGACGTCGTCGCACCCGGGTTGACCAGGGCATCCACCTCGTGCTCGGCCAACATGCCGGCCAGCTCGGCCGCGTTCACGACCTGCCACGCCTCGGCCCGCACGCGGCCCCGGTGCGCCGGCGCGGTGGTCACCAGCAGCGACAGCACGTCGTCGGGCGCGGGGGCGATCAGCGGCCGCTGGTGCTCGTCCAGCGCCACCCCGAACTCGGACTCCCGGATCACGGCGAACAGGGCGTCGCTGTCCACCTCGCCGTCGGCGGCCATCCGCAGCGCGGCGTCAACGGGGTCGGTCGGCGACTCCGGCGTCAACGGCTCGTAGTCGGGGTTGGGCTCGAACCGCCCGACCACGCCGTCGGTCACCAGCCAGCCCCCGACCACCGACCCGGCCGGCGGGTTCTGCCCGTCCTCGGCCGCCTGCCAGGCCGGGTCGACCAGGAACAGCCACTGGTCACTGCTCATCGGTCCCACGCCCCTCACCGGCAGAGCTGACAGAGCCCGGAGGCGGCAACTCTATCCCTATCATCCGCATCTCCATCTGTGCGGCGGCCGCGGCCGCCGCATTGCCGCCCTGCGCCCACGCCCGCGCCATGCCGTGCAGCAGGTGCGACAGCATCAGCCCGGCGGTCACGGGATCGCCGGCCTTGCGCAGGTACGGGTTCAAGGCACCGTCCCGCTCCAGCATCTCCACGGCCCGCTGCAACCCGGTCCGGAACTTGCCGGCCGCGGCCTCGCCCTCGACGGCCTTGATCTCCTCGGCGGCCTCGTCGGTCGTCGACTTCACCAGGTCCACGGTCTCCGGCGCGGCCCCGCTCCCGGCCAGCCGCTCATCGACACCCTTGACAGCAACGGGCGTGTCAGGGATGGGCTCCAGCAGGTGCGCGCTCAGCGGCGCGGGCCGCCGGAGCCGGCTGAACGGCGTGGCCGACGTCCAGCGCTTGATCCGCGACAGCGGGCTGTCGTCGCTGAAGTGCTTGCCCAGCTCGACACCGGCCGACCGGACGGCCGCGTCGTGGAACCGCGCGGACGGCTCGGCGACGGTGTGCCGGGCCTGGTCGCCGTGATCGAGGTGGGTCGTGACGACGGCGTCGCGCCGGTGCGCGTCGTACGCGCCGACGGTGTCGGACTGCGGCACCAGCTGCTCGACGTCGAGCTCCCGCGTCCGCGGCGGGGCGTAGATGGTGAGCTGCCGCTGGATCTGGTTCATCAGGTACTCGCGCACGTCGTCGGCCCGCTGCCGGCCGGACACCTCGCCGGTGGCCCGGGAGTTGCCCAGCGGCGAGCCGCTGGAGTACCCGGTGATCTTGGCGACCGGCAGCGGCAGGTCGTCGGCCTGCCGTTCCAGGGCCAGCTTGGCGAACTTCTCGGCGAACGCGTCGAGTTCGGGCACGCGGCCGGCCGGCAGCTTGAACTTGCCCCGCTTGAACTGCACGTCGACCGGGTCGTGCCCGCCGGGCTCGCTCAGCGGCCCGTGCTCGCCCAACGCGTTGAGCCGCACCGGCCGGCTCACCTTGCCGTCGCCCTCGTGCCAGGTCGACTCGCCGGTGACGGTGAACCGCTCGCGGGCGGTGCCGACCGGCACCGGCACCCACTGGTCGCGCCGGTCGCGATACCGGTCGGTGATGGAGTGCACGGCCCCGCTGGTCGCCGGGTCGGAGGCGATGTGGGACAGCACGATCGCGGTGACGATGTCCGGCCGCTGGTGCTTGCCGGCCTTGCGGTGCACGTCGGCGAGGTCGAGGTGGCCGCCGTTGCCGGGCAGCTTGGCCACGGCGTCATCGGCGACGGCCTTGGCCAGCCGCAGCGTGTTGGCCCGGTCGGACAGGCCGATCTTGCCGTCGATGCGGGTCGGGCCGTCGGCGTACTTCCACCCCTTGCCCAGTGCGGTGGCGATCTCGGACACGATGGCGGCTTCGTGCTTGGGCAGGACCGGCCCGAAGATGTTGTAGTGGCCGCCGCTCTCCACCGCGGTGAGTCGGTCGCCGTGGCCCTCGCCGAACAACGTGATCTGGCTGGCGCCGATCACGCGGTCGGCCTTGTCCTTGGCGGCCAACGCCAACTGGAGGTCGTGGGCCAGTCCGCCCGGCCCGTCGACCGCGCCGGCCTTGCAGGCCAACAACATCGTGGTGCGGCGGCCGCCGTCGACGGCCTTGGCGAAGCCCTCGGTCCGTACGGCGATGTCGGCCAGCGTGCTGGCCTTCACCCGAACGTCGCCGAGGCCGCGCACATGCAGGCCGGCGCTGTACGGGTTGGCGTGCGCCATCAGCACCGCGGACTCGTCGGCCAGACCGGGCACGGTCGTGGCCAGGTCCTTGTCGTTGACGACGCGGCCGCGGCCGTCCTTGTCGTACTGGTAGACCCGGTCCGGGTTGGCGCCGCCGGCCCAGCGGCGGGCCAGCTTGCGGTCGGCCTCCTCGTGGAAGAAGGACGTGCCGAACACCTTGCCGGAGCTGTCCCGCAGGGCGGTGTGGGTGACGCCGGACATCGGGAACCGGCGCTCGCGGCCGGCGTCGTCGTGGCCGCTGAACCAGTCCTGCCTGGTGTCACCATGGGAATCGTTGTGCGGCAACGAGTCGACGCCGCGACGCGGGTCGTTCTGAAGCTGCTCGAGGTGGTGGCCGGTGAGCTTCTCGCCCACCTGGTGATCGGTCAGCCCGAGGTGGGTGCCGATCTTCTGCGCCAGCTGCGCCGGGCTGTCCTTGAGGCTCCAGACGGCGTGTCCCTCGGCCGGGCCGTCGGCGACCAGCTTGACCCGGGCGTGGGCGTCGAGCCGGTCCTCGACCTGCTGGAAGCGGACCCGGAACTGGTCGCCGCCGGGCAGCCGCTCCTGGTTGAACTGCTTCTCCGCGCCCAGGTCGAGGTTGCGCAGCACGTCGCGGGCCTGCCGCGGCGTGACGTCGCCGTCGAAGTGCACCTTGACGGTGGCCTCGCGGACCCACTCCCCCGGCTTGACCTCCATGCGGCGCATGTCGTAGCTGAACCGGCCGTGCTCGGTGGACGCACGGACGATGTTCAGCGGCGCGTCGTCACGGACAAGGTCGATGTCGGCCAGCTGCACGCGCTCATGTTGGGGCGCAACGACATCCGGCGCGGACCGCATCTCCGCGCGCTCGTGCACCGGCTGCGGGTACGCCGGGCCCTCGATGCCGGTCTTCGGCACCACCTGCCGCGGCGCGGGGCTGCTGTCGTTGAGCCGGGTGTGCGGCACGACGGCCTGGTCCTGCGTGACCCGCTCGACCTGCCAGAGGTCGCGGGGCCGCAGGGCGGCACCGGTGTCGTGGGCGTGCAGCACGCCGGCCTCGTCGCGCGGGCCGAGGTACTGGAGCACGGCGTGGGCCAGGGTTGCCGGGGAATCCTCGGTACGCCAACGGTCCTGGCGGGTTTCGGCGCCGCCGACCCGTACGGACGCGTGGGCGTCGTTGGCGTCCACCCGCTCGATCCGGACGTGGAACTGGTCGCCGGTCGGCAGGCGGTAACCCTTGTTCAGCACGTCCCGAACACCGTCGGAAGCCTTCTGCCAGGCGCGATCCACGTCCTCATGGGTGGCGCCGGAACCGGGCTCCATGTGCAGCTTGACGGTGTACTCCTGCACGAACCGGCCCTGCTCCACCTCGATGCGCCGCACGTCGTAGCGCACCATGCCGGTGTCGGAGCTGAGGATCCGGGCCGGGCCGGAGACGTCGCTGTGCCGGTCGTGCACGCCGGTGTTCTCGGTGTGCACGGAGTCCAGCAGGTCGTCGCGGCGCAGGTGCTCCCACTGGTCGGGCGTCATCGGCCGGTTCGGCTCGAACCACGGCGCGGTGTCGGCCGGGTTGTGCCGCCACTGCTCGTTGCCCAGCACCGGGTCATTGGCCGACCGGTGCGAGTCGTGCAGCGCCGAGGCGATCTGGTCCACGCTGTAGCCGCCGTTGAACAGCTCGCTCATCTCGGGCCGGATGGCCGGCTCGAAACCGTGCTGTAGCAACAGCTTCGGTAGCAGCGTGTACACGTTGAGGCGGCCGTTGGCGTCCTCGAACGGGTGCAGCACGTGCAGCGTGCGCACGACCCGGCCGATGGCCCGCAGCCGGTCGAAGTCGTCGTGGGCGCGGCCGATCTCGGCGTGGAACTGGGAGAACGCCGAGTCGATCAGCTGCGGGGCGTGCTCCTGCGAGTAGTTGGTGGTGATCGTGGTGTTCTTGCCGACCAGCGTGCTGGTGAACGTGGCCGGCGGCTGGTCGTGCTGGTCGTTGACCATCGAAGCCAGCGTGGCCACCAGGCGCCGGTCGCCCAGCCGCTCGGTCAGCATGTCGTGGGCCAGCGGACGGTCGCCGATCGGGAAGTGGGTGTTCTTGGTCTTGCCGCTGCTGCCGGTCGAGCCCGACCACTTGTAGGTCTTGCCGAGGTGCGCGGTGACGGCGTCGTGCATCTGCTTGTACTTGGCCGAGTCGTAGCGCTCGTTGGGGTCGATGGTGTTCAGGTAGCGCTCGTAGGCCGCTTCCATGCTCTGCTGGAAGCCCTTGGACTGCTCGTGGTCGTACATCGAGCCCGGGTCGTCGGGGAAGCGCTGCTGCGCCTCCTCGTGGTGCGCCGGGTCGATGTACAGCTTCCACCAGTCCTTCTTGGGCAGCACGGAATCCAGCTGCCGGGCCGGGCCGGCCGGGATCGGCTCGGGGTTCTCCTCCTGCGGCTCCGCCTCACGCCGGGCCGACGCCGCCTGTCCGCGCCGCAAAGCCTCCTGGGCCAGCTGCTCACGGTCGTGATCGGCGTTGCGCTCGCGCACCGGCGGCAGGTGCTCGGGCACGTCGTGTTCCGTGCGCGGCAACGTGTTCCAGTGCTGCGGGTTGGGCCCGTTCAGCCGGGTTTCGGGCACGTTGACCTGGTTGCGGGCGATCCGCTCGACCTGCCACAGGTCGCTGGGCCGCGGGCCGACCGCCGGCTCCGAGGTGATCGGCCGGCGCGGGTCGTCCCGCGGGCCGACGTACTGCATCACCGCGTGGGCCAGGGTTTCCGGCGAGTCGTGGCGGTCCCACTGGTTCTGCCGGGTCACACCGTGATCGCCGACCGACACCGTGGCGTGGGCGTCGGCCGCGGTGGCCGCCCGCTCCAGCCGCAGGTGGAATTGGTCGCCGGAGGGTAGGCGGAAACCCTTGTTCAGCAAGGAGTTCACGCCGGTCTCGGCCTTGTGCCAGACCGCGTCGGCGTCGGGGCCGTCCACGTGCAGCTTGACGGTGTACTCCTGCACGAAGCGATCCGGCGCGACCTCGATGCGCCGCAGGTCGTAGCGGACCATGTTGGCGTCCGAGGAGATCGACCGGGCGTCGCCCCGCTGGTGCACCGCCTTCACGTCGCTGACCTCGGTGTGCACGGTGGCCTTGAGGTCGTCACGACGCAGGTGGTCCCACTGGTCGACGGTCAGCCGCTGGCGCGGCTGCGACCACGGCGCGGTGTCGGCCTCGCTGTGCCGCCAGCGCTCGTCGGTCAGCACCGGGTTGCGCATGGCCAGGTGCTCTTCGTGGATGGCCGAGACGATCTGGTCCAGCGACCGGCCGCCCTGGAACAGCTCGTCCATGTCGGGCCGGATCACCGGGTCGAAACCGTGCTCCAGCAACAGCTTCGGCAGCAGCACGTGCACGTTGAGGCGGCGGTTGCCGTCCTCGAAGGGGTGGATGATGTGCAGCGTGCGGACGGCACGGGCGATGGCCCGCAGCCGGTCGAAGTCGTCGTGCGCGCGGCCGATCTCGTCGTAGAACTGGTCGAAGGTGGTGTTCACCATGTCCCGGGCCTCGCCCGGGTTGTAGTTGGTGGTGATCAGCCGGCGGCCGCCCTCGATGTGGGTGTAGGTCACCGGGTTCGTGCCGCGGGTGGACAGCGCCTTCATCACGTCGACGACCAGCGGGCGGTCGCCGACCTTGTCCAGGAAAACGTCCGGGTCGACCTCACGGCGTCGCACCGGGAAGTTCGTCGGCACGGTGACGCCGTTGTGGACCTGGCTGCCGGTCCACTCGAACTTCTTGTTCAGGTTGCTGGTCGCGGTCTCGTGCATCTCCTTGTAGATGTCGGCATCGAGCCGCTCGCCGCGCCGCGCGTCGAGGAACTTCTCGTAGGCGCCGACCATGCTGCGCTGGAAGCCCGGCGAGCGCTCGTTGTCGTACAGCGAGCCCGGGTCGTCCGGGAACTCCCGCGCGGCCTGCTCGTGGTGGCGCGGGTCGAGGTAGAGCCGCCACCAGTCGTTCTTGGGCAGCGCCTCGGACAGGGTGCGCGCGGGACGCGGCTCGTCCGGCAGCGCCCGCATCTCGGGCTCGTGTTCCTCGATCTCGGCGATGGACTCCAGCATGTGCCGACGGTTGTCGGCGAGCCGCTGGCCTTCGCTGTGGATCCGTTGCAGCGCAGCCATTCCCCGGCGCGTGCCGGGCAGGTCGCGGTCGTGCAGCGCCTGTCCGAAGCGTTCCCGCGCGGCGGCGGCGTTGGCCATGTGCACGGCGCTGTCCCGGGTGTTGCGCTTCAGCAGCGAACGGTGGTGCTGCAATTCGTCGCTGTGGTCGCGATCCGGTGGCGTGAACGGCATGTCGTCGTTGGAGGAGTGGGTTTCCTCGGGCACGGGCGGTCGGCCGGCCAGTGCGGCGTCGCGCTCGCGGCGGGCGGCCCACCACGCGTCCTCGGCGTCGCGGGCCTGACGGTAGGTGTCGACGGCGTGGTCGAACGCCTGCTGCCGGGCCTGGTCGGCCTGCCGGAACGAGTTCGTCAGCTCGTCCTGCTGGCGGGTGAGCTCGTCGGCGTGCTCGTGGGCCAGCGTGAGCTGCTGCTCGACCTGGTCGATACGGGGCCGGTCGTCGGCCGCGTAGGCGTTGTACAGCTCGCCGCGCAGCCGTCCGAGCTCGTCGTTGTTGGTCTCCTGGGCCCGGCGGTTGCGTTCCAGCTGCTCGCGCAGCGGCTCGGTCTGCTCCTTGGCGGCCAGGTAGGCGTCGTCGGCCACGTGCCGGGCCTTGACGACGTTGTTCTCGGCGGTCCGCCAGGCCTTCTCGGTGTCGCGGACCTTGTCCTGGGCCTGCCGGACCGGCTCGGGCAGCGTGCCGTCGTCGTAGGTCCGGATCCGGGACGAGTCGTCGAACTTGAGCGACACCGCCCGGTCGCCCTTGACCAGGCGGATCTCGGTGTCGTGCACCAGAACCTGGGTGCGACCGGGGTGGCTCGTGCTGCCGGCCGGGGCCGGGTGCACGGCGCCGCTGGTGCTGGAGCTCTGGCTGTGCGACATGCCGCCGCGGTCCAGGTACACGCCGGACTCGCCGGCGTTGAAGTCCCGGTGCTGCGGGGCGTGCGGGCCGTCGGTGACGTTGCCGCCGACGCCGCCGATGATCGCGTTGACCGAGCCCGAGACCGTCCGCGACACGGTCGTGTCGATCTTCGACGAGTGCGCGGTGCCGCCGCCCAGGTCGACGGAGTCGCTGACGGTGACCAGGCGCGGGTTGGTGAGCTTGGCGTACGCGGTCAGGCCGGCTTCGCGCAGGCCGGGCAGGTCGACCGGGCCGCGCAGCATCGCCGGCAGGTTGGCCTTGATCACCTCGGGGGTGAGCGTGGTGGTCAGCGCGTGCTCGGAGGTGCTGCTCAGGTCGCCGGCCAGCCGCCGGGCCTCGGTGCGCAGCAGGTTCACCGGGCCGGTGAAGTCGTCGACGTGCACCTCGTCCGGCAGCTTGGCGCCGTCACGCTGCCAGGCGGCGTGGTCGACCGGCCCGTCCTCCATCCGAGTAACGGTTGCACCGTTACGTACCGGCACGTCGGTGGTGGTGCTGACGTCGTCGGCCAGCTTGCGGACCACCAGGTCGTGCGGCTCGGGCTCGGAGAACTGGAGGTGCTCGCCCTTGTGCTTGATCTCCAGCCGGAAGTTCACCGGCAGCTTGAACCGGGCCTGCGGACCACTGGCCTCGCTGGTCTGCGTGACCTCGGTCGAGTCGGTCCTGGTGGTCTTGGTGCCGGTGGAGTGGGTGATGCTGGCCGAGGTGGCATTGTTGACGGTCATGCTGGCCGCCGGGTCCTTCAGCTGCGGCAGACCCGTGCCCAGGAACCGCCCGCCAACGCCGGAACTGGCCTCCTTGCCCTTGGTCTGGGCCTCGGACAGGGCGCCGGTGGCGTTGTGCGCCATCTTGCTGCCGTCGTGGGACACGCCGAGATAGGTCGGCCCGTCCTCGGTCGGCGTCGCGTGCAGCACGACCTCGTAGTTGTCGTGCGTGAAGGTGTTGGGCTTCGGCGTCATCAGCGACACGCCACCGTTGAGGGCACTGTCCACAAGGGAGCGAACACCGTCCTGTGAGGACTGCTCCTCAAGGCGGCGCAGGTTGCCCATGGCGTCGTCCAGCACGGACTGCGGCAGCAGCTCCTTGCCGAGGCCGCCCAGGTTCTCCCGCAGCGACGGCACCAGCTTGACCAGGTCGCCGGTCGGCTCGACGTGGCCGAAGCCGATCGACGGACGCTCGGTGCGCAGCGTGTTCGGCACCGGCAGGCCCGGCTTGGGCCCGATCGGCGTCGGATCGGTCGCCAGGTCGTGCTCGGGCAGCACGCCCATGGCCCGCGCCTGCTGCTCGGTGACGCGCACGAACACGCTGTCCGGCAGGTCGACCGTACGGCCGGCGGTGCGGACATCGGTGTCGTGCAACATGTTCGTCTGCCGCGACTCGGCCACGACGTGGACCTTGGCGTTCATCCGCAGCAGCACGGTCCGGCCGTCCGGCGAGGACACGCTGTGCTCGGCGGTGCCGCCCATCGACCGCGCGATTTTGGACGTCCAGGTCCAGTTGCGCAGGCTCGCAGTGGCGAAGATGCCGGCCCGGCCGTGCGGGTGCGCGGTGTCCGGCGTGAGGGTGAGGGCGTTGCGGGACGAGGACGTGCCGACGTTGATGCCGACGGAATGCTGCGTCTGCTTGGCCCCGCTGGCCGAGTAGCCGCCGGATTGCTGCTGCTTCAACGAGATCTCGTCGGAGACCGACACCAGCTTCGGCTCGGTCAGCTCCATGGTCATGCCGACCGCGCCGACCCGGTCCATCACGCGCCGGTTGTGCTGCAAGCCGTCCAGCTGCACGCCGTGCGAAACCAACTGCGGGTCGGCGGTCAGCGTCTCCGGGCTGAAGGCGTGGTGCAGCGCGTCGGCGCTGACCGTGCCCTGCAAGGCCAGCGCGCGGTCGCCGCCGCCGGCCTCGGCCAGGGCCTCCTCGGCGGCGCGGTGGATGTGCTCCGCGCCGACGATCGCCTCCACCCGCTGGAACTCCGGCTGCCGCTTGGCCCGGGCGGTGGCCCGCAGGTCGCTGATGTGCGGCGCGTCGGCCATCGGCGTGGTGACGTGGTTGTCCACGTGCTGGTGCGGCGGGGTCTTGCTGGTCAGGCTGTGCGGCACCAGCACGGTGACCTCGCCGGCCGGCGGCGTGCGGTGCGTGCCGTCGTTCGGGCCCACGTGCGGAGTCCGGTGCACGGTCGGCACATCGGTGCCGGGGGTGCCCGGGGTCAGCCGGCGGACCCAGGATCGGGACCGGCTGTGGTCGTCCACGGTGACGTCGTAGGCCACCTTGGCCTTGAAGCCGTGCACGTCCTCGCCGCCGCCGGTGGACAGCTTGTGCCCGGTCGACGGGCCGGCTTCGGTGTCGTGGGCCCGGTTGTAGCCGTACTGGACGCCGACCGAGGCGGTCGGCGCGCCCTTGACGTGGCCGCCGTCGAACGGCGTGGTGACGCGGCCGTCCGCGTACACCGTGACGCCCTTCTTCGACGAGCCGGAGATGCCCAGCTCGTGCGAGGTGCCGCCGGCCCCGGTCACGGTGTGGTCGGGGGCCTGGCCGAGGTGCTCGAACTCGGTCAGGCGGGCCTTGACCGTGACGGTGACGTAGCGGTTGAAGAACAGGCCCGGCTTCTTCAGGCGGATCTTCATGCCGTCGCCGAGCATGCTGTCCATGTTGGCCGCGAGGTGCTCGTCGGACAGCTTGGTGTCCAGCTCGCGGCGGTTGGCCGCGGCCAGCGCCTTGTCGCCACGGGAGGCGTCGGCGAACTTGGCGCTGCCGAAGTCCGGCGCCAGCTCCTTGAGCTTGTCGTTGCCCAGCAAGGTTTCCTCGACCCGCTGGCGCACGTCGTCGCCGCCGGACAGGCTGAGGATCTTGGCCAGGCCCATGGACTTGCCCGAGGACAGGTAGCTGGGCGCGTGCAGCGGCTCCGGCGTCGGCTCGAAGTCGGTCTTGGCGCCGTGCGGCGGCTCGATACCGGCCCGGTTGGCCTCGACACCGGACATCCGCACGTGCGCGGCGCCGTCACGGAACACCACCGGCTCGTGCCCGATGGCCTGCACGTGCAGCTTGAAGCCCATCTTGTACAGGCCGGTGACGCCCTCGGTCTCCAGCACCGACTGCCACTTGGCGGCGTCGCCGATCTTCGTGCCGAGGCTGTCGGTCTTGCTGAACGCGGCGGTCAGGCTGGCCCCGGCGGAGATGCTGTGCGTCGGGTCGGCGACGCCGGCGGCGCTGCCGCCCAGCCACAGTTCGCCGCCGGTGGTGGAGGTGTTGGACCGGCCGGCGCTGCCGGATCCGCCCAGCGTGGAACCGATCTTGTAGCCCTGGCCGCTGCCCTCCAGCGTGGCGTCGACCGGTTCGATCTTCATCCGGACCGCGCCGATCTTGCTGCCGTCGGCGCTGAGCAGGTCCGGCGAGTAGATCCAGTCCTTGCTCATGGCCGGCAGGTTGTCCTTGATGTTGCCGGCGGACAGGAAGTGCAGCAGCTGCTTGCGTCCGGGCGAGCCGATGGCGGTGACCTTGGGGTGCAGGTCCTTGGCCATCAGGTCGAACGCCCCGTGCACACCGCTGACCGACTCGGCGGCGAACACCGACAGGCCCTCGGTCCTTACGGCGTGCGGGACCGCGGCCGCCGGCTTGTCGCCGACGGCGTCGTGCGGCAGGGCGATCGAGGCGTCGTGCTCGAACCGGTCGATGCCCGCACCGGTGACGGCGCCGTCCTTGTCGGTCAGCCGGATCTCGATGTGCGCCTTGGCATCGACGACGTCCGAGCCCTCGTGGCTGATCGACACCGAGTGGCTGGCGCCGTGCGAGGACTCCAGCGTGACCACCGGCTTGGCGTGCAGCACCGAGGCGAACACCGAGCCGCCGCCGATGCCGTTGCCGGCGCTGACCGCGGCGGCCAGGTCGTGCTGCTTGGCCTTGGTCGTGCTCTCGGACGTGGACCGGTCGGTGCCGCCGGCGCGGTCGAGGCTGCGGTCCGGGTCGCTGACCCGCAGCGAGTCGGTGAAGTCCACCTTGGCCTTCACGGTGGCCTCGTACACCTTGTCGCCCACCCGGACCTCGAACTTGCGGCCCTGGCCGAGCAGCGAGTCGAAGTTCTCCGTCACGGCGTGGTGCACGTCGTCCAGGCCCCGCGCGGTGGCCCGCTCCTCGATGCCGTGCGGCAGCAGCTCGGTGATGCCCCGGCCGATGCGGTCGGCCAGCGCGTCACCGTCCATCAGCCGGCCGAGACCGAGGGATTCGTTGTCCCGCACGTAACTCGGCAGCTGCTCGTGGTCGAGGAACTCCTCCTCGTGGATGGCCGCCATGCCTCCAGGAGCGGGCCGGGACCGCGTCGGCACCGGCACGGTTTCGCCGCTGTGGTCACGGACCGGGACCGGGTGGTCGACGAAGTCGGTGGTGTGGAAGGCATGCGCCACCGCCGAGTTGGCCGCCTTGATGTGCTCGGCGGTCCAGCGGTCGCCGGACTCGATGCGGTCGGCGATGTCGTTCTGGACCTTTTGGTCCAGTCCGGGCAGGTGCCGCTCCGGGTCGGCACGGAGCTCGTCGGCCAGCCGCTGCCAGATGTCCCAGCTGTCGTGGGCCTTGCCCAGGTGCTGGTTGAGCCGGCTGGCGAAGGACCGGCCGACGCCGGTACCGCCGGGCGTCGGCTCGGCGGTGTCCTCAGCGGACTGGTCGATCT encodes:
- a CDS encoding type VII secretion system-associated protein, with amino-acid sequence MSSDQWLFLVDPAWQAAEDGQNPPAGSVVGGWLVTDGVVGRFEPNPDYEPLTPESPTDPVDAALRMAADGEVDSDALFAVIRESEFGVALDEHQRPLIAPAPDDVLSLLVTTAPAHRGRVRAEAWQVVNAAELAGMLAEHEVDALVNPGATTSTRLLASTIADAAVHPAG